The window GTAACCAATGACTTTCTTGAACAACATAAACAACGGATTCTAAAATTGGCCCAATTCAAATAAAACACACTACACTCTAAATTACtcatctaaatcttaatattagaataaccatctgcacacctagtgaattaaacatccgatatatccattgttcacattgtttaatattttcattatttacctatacttttctttaTTAAATTTCCTTACGTAACAGGAAATGAAAGAGGTCTCAAACCCCGGATAAATCTCCAGGTTTGTAATCAGTCCTCTGCCTATGTTTTCACTACTAACAAGAATTAAGGAAGTGCATTCTTCCTCTTTGAACTATGAACAATGAAGCCTAAATTGTTCTTAAACTTTACAGGGATATATACTAGGAAACCCAGTAACATCAGGATTAGAACATAATGATCAGATCCCATATGTTCACGGAATGGGACTTATCTCTGATGAACTCTATTGGGTAATACTATTTTTCTTCAAGCATTCaatgaaattgattattattactaGAATGAAATGCTAGTGATTCTAACATGTTTTTTATCTACGGATACAGTCCTTGCAAAATACTTGTCACGGCAACATTATAAATGTGGATTCTACGAACAAACCGTGTCTAAATGACATGCAGTATTATTATGAGGCAAGTGATGATGATGACTACCCTTAATTATTTTACTATAGgatctttatttatttacttcTTTCTAGTCTTTCTTGTTCAGAATTTGTTCACAATATGGGTAAAACTTTCactgtttcttatcttttccagCTACTTGAAAATATTGAGTTGTTAAACCTTTTGGAGATATATTGTGTTGATGAGAATATCAAAGGAACAAGACAGAACCCCAGGAGATCTCTGGCTCAGAAGATAAAGGCACCTTTGAGTTCTCCGGTCACACTGCCGGATATGCGCTGCCAAGTAACTTTCTTTTGCATATCTTGTAtagtttcataaaaaaaatttatatacaaactAAAAATGAGTCCCtctatatttgtatataaatagttatgtagtttaattatttttatattttaacatttatTATATACGAGTGAATAATTTAGTGATTGAAATTGAGTATATACCTATTATAGTTGATAGAAAGAAGACACAATGAAATCTGATAAGTGAGATTTCGAGTAAATATTTACATAATCGACACCAGAGAGAAGGATTTAAAATGAGTGGAATTTTGATATGGGTAGaatataatgaataataatatctAAGCTAAGCTATCAAATCGATTCATTGTCGAGAATGGAATAGTATAACATGGGAAGatctttttgttttcaaaatatgATCTGAACCTTGTTTTTTTTACCTGTTGTAGATTTATGGTGGCTTCCTTCTTATGGAATGGATAAATGACCCTGCTGTCCGTAAGGCACTGCATATTCGCGAGGTTTGtataattttatagtttaaaattctaataaagtattaattaagatttttaaTTAGATAGTTAAAAAtcgataaataataatttagtcaaaattttttaattatctaataatttttaattattaactttaaatGGAGATAAACTGCACACGAATTTTCACAGTTAATTAATTATCTTCCACTAATGCAATCCTTTTTATTATTGCTGTTTCAATGTTTGTATCGCCGCTTTTTATTGATTAGTGTTTTACAATACTTGGTTCATTAATCCTTAACCTTGAAATCGTATTTAATGGATTATTATATCAATGTTCTGCAGGGAACTATAGGGAAATGGAACTGGTGCTATGGTGACGATTATGTATTTGAAATCCCTAGCAGCGTTCCATTTCATGCAAACCTAAGTGCCAAAGGCTATCCTTCCTTGATATACAGGTGAAGATTACTGCGTTCTAAATCGGTTCCTATTTGTCTGAAAACTGTTTTGTTCTTTCATAGCTGATTTTGTGTCACTATTGATGTTATGTTGACAGTGGGGATCACGATGCACTAGTTCCTTTCTCGTCGACTCAACGATGGATAAGGTCTCTAAATTACTCCATTCTAGATGATTGGAGGCCATGGTATTTAAATGACCAAGTTGCAGGGTATGCTATGAAACTTTTTCGCAACATGAAAAACAATAGATATAATATTAGGAGAGCAAATACCAAAAAGAATCTATCAATCatagtttacttttttttttatttaatattttataatttttactaaGCACACTAGTTACAAGACAGCGTTTGGAATGGAGACTGAAATAAGAGATAAAAATTGATAAAGACAGATAGATAACgactaaataaaatttttgtattgtgtttggtgtaaaataTATTGGACTAAGTTATATCttaatattatgtttaatttaaaataaatatgaagactaagagataaatttaaaatttaaaaagttaaataaaaatatttttaaaaaaatattattaaaattttaatttttgtcttgaaATATTTCCATTCATGTGTTCTTATTTTTTGAAGGTATAGAAAGAattgaaattttgtttttaaaactaaaattttaattttattctcttaCCATTAAACACAAAACTAAATTTCAGACTTAATTCCTGTAAACAAACGCCGTCTAGAAAAACATGTCGCCAAATCTTTATGAAAAATTTGCCTTTCATGCAGATACACGAGGACTTACTCGAATCAAATGACATTTGCAACTATAAGAGTAAGAACAAATTAAACTCTTCTGTCACAGTTTATAAGGGTTCATGTAGATTATTAATATAGTAtctaaatatattttacattgaaGTTATGTTATTTAGTTTGATACTAggcttattattattagattgtaTTTTTGTCCTATAAATAGACATTTCTTATTCTAAGCATTTTAAAATGTTTATTCTTgaattattaacttattattatgAATTCTAATATAGTATTAGAGTAATGACATCCTCGTTAAATACTAACTTATTTGGACAATCTTTTCTACATCTAATGGGTCCAGCTTCTTGTGAATACATCTTTAAGATGGTGTCACATGGCAGCCAAGCTCTTATCACTTCTTGTTGCCAAGTGTTTGTTGGAGTGGTTAATTTTAGCAAACTATGTGTCACTCTAGTGAGTTGCCACGTGTCTTTAATATAACAATAATGATTATCATGCTAATGTGGCATTTATCTAGTATTTTTCTATGGTTATGATTAGAATATCaaatttactttttaattacATACTCAAGTTATTACATTTTTACATTATCTAAATATCAAacttactttttaattattattatgaaatctaaccattttaatttttttttttatttgagaagttgtctaatttattattattatttttttcacctAATTTAATTGTAGGGTGGATCGCATACACCTCAAGATACCAAGCCGGACGAAAGTTTTGTCATGTTCGTTAGGTGGATATCTAACAAGCCTCTTTAGTTTGTTAGGTAtcagacaaatgacacagcaaaatatagagatgaaaaattagaaatttgtataaaatatggaaacaattgaataattttctttaagaattacaacttctctctatcacaaggagactacaataatactctctcttgacaaaaggagaacacacttctctctacatatataggagaaaactactcaaagaaatattatattattctatctggatgacttgattgaaatgaattaaagaaaaactcaatttataggtgagtctcttcaatatgaaccatccgtcaattagaggtatataattcttctctttttcaaccattaaaattctaaggttataaactaagattgtttattacctttcattttatttagttattatttatttatatattttctaaaattagctttactattttttcacaatctcccacttaaagctaattttgataaatttttaaaattcatgttgctcatgtattccataggccgtatgaggatctacaccattcaaacttttctgtgttgattggttttgtcatggcatctgctaggttatctttagtgtgaatcttctgcatatcaacacttccttcttctactacttcccgaacaaagtgatattgtactccaatgtgttttgttcttgaatgaaaggcaggattccttgcaatgtgcaaagcactctgactgtcacaataCACAAAAATCTTATGTTGTTTGTGCCCGAGTTCTTCTATCAACCTTTGGATCCAAATAGCTTTGTTTGTGCCCGAGTTCTTCTATCAACCTTtggatccaaatagcttccttgcatgcttgtgtagCTGCCATATATTCAGCTTCTGTAGTAGATAAAGCTACAATAGTCTGTAATTTAGATAGCCAGCTCACAGCTCCTCCTGCAAGTGTAAACACGTAACCTGTAGTAGATTTTTGTTTATCAAGATCACCTGCAAAGTCTGAGTCgacatatccattgacaatgaattctgatcatccaaaacataatgcaACATTCGAGGTCCCTTTTATGTATCTCAGGATCCTCTTAACAACATTCCAATGCTCTTTACCCAGATCTGCCATAAATCGACTTACCACCGCAACTGCTTGAGCGATATCTGGTCTTGTACAGATCATGGCATACATAAGGCTTTCCACTGCTGATGCATATGGTACTCGAGACATTTCCATCCTCTCTGCTTCACTACTAGGGcacatacttgaggataatttaaaattcataggAAGTGGGGTTGAAATTGGCTTACATTCTTGCATGTTGAAGCGTTGCAAGATCTTCTTTAAATAGTTCTTTTGCGATAGACAAATCTTCCTATCCTTGTTGTCTCGGTGAATTTGCATCCCTAAAATCTTGTTTGCTGGTCCTaagtctttcatatcaaactccctaaccaactgtgccttcaattcttggatttgatctttgttgggacctaccaccaacatgtcatccacatacaacagcagaatgatgaaatcattatcaTCAGACCTCTTGTAATAGGTACAATAGTCTGAACTAAGTCTGTTGTATCCAAggctaataatgaaagaatcaaatctcttgtacCAACACCGTGGCACCTGCTTTAGACCGTACAGAGATTTAGTTAACCTGCAAAccaagttttctttttcttgttcttcaaaatcttctggttggagcatatatatctcttcttcaagttctccATGAAGAAAAGCAGCCTTTACATCTAATTTCTCTAGATGTAAATCAAATGCAACACACATAGCCAAAACTACTCTAATAGTAGTTAGTCTCACCActggagaaaatatttcattgaagtcaacaccttctttctgagcatatcccttgacaaccaatcttgcacgatattgttccacctgatcattactatctcgtttgatcttgtaaacccatttgttACCAATGGCTTTCCGACCTGCTGGAAGTTCAACAAGTTTCCAGGTATGATTCCTATGTAAtgcctcaatttcttcttgcattgctgtcatccacatagaagcatctggattgcgcatagcctccataaaagttgttgggtctccatcttctgtcaaaagacaatatgcatcatggtttgtcaaaacataatttgagtgccatgatggtgttcttctttgtcgagtggatcgacgaacttctatgtcattggcctctgcttcttgttcttcgtgctgtggttctgcttcagaaagatcaccttctctgtatttttcatctatttgaaCAGCGGTTATCTCTTTAACAATGCtgtcattttcttgttctttttgcaaTTCATCTTCTGTAAATATCACATCTCTACTGACAACTACCTTGCGGGCAGTGGGATCCCACAGGCGATACCCCTTAACTCCGTCAGCATAACCCAAGAATATACATTTTCTAGACTTTGGGTCCAACTTTGTTTTTTCTTGGGAATTGTACATCACGTACACAGGACAACTaaatatatgtaaagaagaataattaggtggcttaccttgccacatctccattggtgtcttcaactcaattgcagttgatggtgaccgatttatcacataacaggcagttttaacagcttctgcccaaaaagacttggctaaacctgcagtttgcaatatagctcgtgctctttctaggagagtcctattcattcgctctgctacaccattttgctgaggtgtatatgcaactgtgaattgtcgttgaatacctgcttgcttgcaaaatgttagaaaatcaccatcgacatattctcctccattatcTGTCCTTAAACACTTGATCTTCTTTCCAGATTCAAGTTCTAACTTTACTTTGAACTCTTTGAACATCGCAAACACGTCTTACTTCTTCTTGATCGGGTACACCCATAGCCTccgagagtaatcatcaataaatgatacaagatattttgctcctcctagggacatctccggcgattcccacacatcagaatgaatcaactccaatatgTGCTTGCTCCTAGCAGTTGATCTACCAAACATCAATCTATGTTGTTTGCTTGTAATGCAATGCTTACAAAACGATAAGTTTACCGATTTGAGCCCAGGAATGAGATTACATTCTGCAAGAATCTTCAAGCCTCGTTCTGACATGTGGCCCAGTTTGCAATGCCATATCatcgtcatttcttcttggcttgaTGAAGCAACTGATGCCTCTGCCTCTTGTAAAGTATCTCCCACAAGCATGTATAGATTTGCTGCAATTTTTTCTGCTTTTATTACCACAATAGCTCCTTTAACAACTTTTAAGATCCCACCTTCAATATGGGTCTTGCAACCAAGTTCATCCAATTGCCCAATCGACAACAAATTCTTCTTGAAGCCTTTCACGTGTCTTACCCCTTGAAGTGAAcgaatagaaccatcaaacatttttattttgacagtacCTATTCTAACAATTTCTAAGGCATGATCATTTCCCATAACACCGATCCTTCTGAGACAGGTTCATATGTACAAAACCAATCACGATGAGGAGTCATGTGCcatgttgctcctgaatcaacaaTCCAAACATCAGTGAGCAGTTTGCTACCTTTAGAACTAATTGTTGCTTCGCCATACAGGATTTCTCCATCATCAGAGGTGCTCGCAACACATCCTTGAGAACTTGTTCCTTCTGGAACCTTCTCTATACTCTTCTTATTCCAACAATCTTTCTTGAAGTGCCCTCTCTTACCACAATTGTAGCATTTGACCTGCTTCTTACTTTGTGTCCTTGGTCTACTTTGACTCCCACTGGAACCACGCTCCATTGATCTCCCTCTTGTCATCAACAAAGCCTCTGCTTGTTTTGAGCTCTCTAATCTATCTTCCGTATTCTTGCGCctagattcttcttcaagaaccgcagcagccatgtcatcaaaagaaagataatcagtcaaaacattattagttaagttaatgatAAGCTGATTATATGAATCTGGTAGACTTTGAAGTAAGAGCTCTGCACGTTCATTTTCTGCTATGGTATATTCTAACGATGAGAGTTAGAAAAATAGCGTATTTAGATTGTTGATGTGATCCGTTGCCGATGTGGATTCACTCATTCGAAGAGTATAGAGTCTTCTCTTCAAGAATATCTTGTTGTGAAGTAacttgacttcatataatttggTGAGAGCATCCCAAATTTTCTTTGCTGTCTTTTTCTCTGCTACACTTGATAAAACTGAGTCAGCTAGTGTCAAGTGTAAGTTTGCAACAACATTGTTGtccatctccttccattttttatctgtaattccagtgggtctaccttcaattgctatcacgcaattgtcttttcacataatggcttttatcttcaattttcatatgaaaaaatTACTCCCACTGAATTTCAGAATTTCATACTTTGCTGCCATTTTTTTTAGACAGTAACtcacagcaaaaaaaaaatattaatcagcaacctttggctctgataccactgttaggtaccagacaaatgacacagcaaaatatagagataaaaaattagaaatttgtataaaatatagaaacaattgaataactttctttgagaattacaacttctctctatcacaaggagactacaataaTACTCTttcttgacaaaaggagaacacacttctctctacATATATAGGAAAAAcctactcaaagaaatattatattattctatctggatgacttgattgaaatgaattaaagaaaaactcaatttataggtgagtctcttcaatataaatcatccgtcaattagaggtatataagtcttctctttttcaaccattaaaattctaaggttataaactaagattgtttattaccttttattttatttagttattatttatttatatattttctaaaattaacttTACTATTTTTTCACATAGTTTATAGATGCCATAAATCTTGATTTCACATTAAATTTGGATTAATCATTAGTTATTATTTGGTTCAATTTAAgtaaacaatttaattaagtatttttaaaaaaaattaaataataaatatttataataaattatcttatatttaatttttttttaattttaaaaatacttatttaaaaaaataattaaaaactttgtattataaaaaaataattttttttaatttttttataattttttaaaaaattacaatttaattttaaaaattatactaaatattaatggtataactttttataagttaaaataatacaaaagaaaaaaaattacttataaaaCTATCCAATTTAATTCTTCTAAGATATAGATATGAATTGGTCTACAATTTGGTTTTAAGTTTATCAATTGCGAAAAACATTTCGTATACTAAGTGAGCCACGGCCATTTATTGGAAGATCTAAAactcttataaaaaaattaattattaactaatttgaGTTTAcgtaatagttaatttattaatttatttaattaataaaaattatttatataataatttatttgtcaacaataaaattataattcataataaattagtttttgataTGTCATAATTAAAAATAGgataaactactaaaaatatatacgaataattttattgatgatAAAAATACACCTAAAATTTATTATCGATTAAAATATCTTCTAATGGGAATTCCGTAGATAGAAGGACGAAACCAACTCACTTGTCCTGATCGGAACGattgaagaaagaaagagaaggcccCCTTTCGCTTATCCATTCCgcggttttcagtggctaagagaaggggggttgaatcttagcccattttTCACTTGATAACACTTActggtctttgaaacaacttctggagacactttttttttgtctcatacccaaccacgagactttttctttttatctcgtgactcaacacgagatatttttcaattttatctcctgtacagcagaaacagaaatggagtagaagagagaaaatgacacccagatatatcttggttcaactgctaagtgcagtgcagcctacatctagtctccatcacaatgatgatggaatttcactataatcattcttgattacaaacaccaattctccctaggaactacccttcctatccgggacaaatcCAGAATCTAAACTCCAATcctaaacttgacttggttactgccaagctttcaactgctaagtgctaactcaacttgcaaggggattttcacaaaatcatgaaacacaacacaggtacaaaggacctctaaggacatctatgactttttcttttaattttgcactctctacctttttccgctctatgactttttcttacaaacctcactgtttgccttttttcatgagactcaagacagacaaaattaaacagaaaaatacaaaatgaaacattgaaggagaagaacttttgTTAGCTTAGGTAGTTATGAGAACCctatgccttgcactctcactccttatTTCAAGTCCTGGCTGTTCACCCTTATATATAGggggaagcctccacggttgaaaccaaataaaccaagctaatcttcttcttcttcatgcaaaccggttcggccagagagagaggagaggaaactGAATGTAAAAACCCAACATACAATTATCTCtggtccttccttggtcaccaatcttcatcaatccgagtcTTCCATCTTGCCTTGCTCTCCAAGAAGGATTCCTATCCCTTGATGAGTTActgatgatgatagcttcatctactccaacttctgcctcctccatcacgtagccactgtagctacctcctgtggtggttgagcaaaatTAGAGACAAGtcatccctccaaggatcttctttCTCTAACCGAAatcctcttcttccatttttggtatggagaggctGAGCTTATTTCACCATATCTTACCTTTCTTGGTTGaagatctcagccacaacatactttttattttctttttcttaccatcattacaatggtctttgacttgcttCTAGCTTCTTCTTCATTACTCTGATAGCTTGCAAAATCCCTCCTTTCCTGCTAGACAAGaccaaaagaaagagaagagagaacagaaaaaaatttgcaatgtaattaaagaagaaaataaaaatgggtTAGGTTTACATTACCCATGCCTAGCCTCTGCTTCTTTCTTCAGATTACTTGCTTCTACCATCTTCTTCTCTGACAGTGAGGTGACCGAATGCAAAGAGATGGAAGAgagagtaaaaagaaaaaaagcaatagAAGTAATgtgtgatataaattataatcaatTAAAATCAAGTAATTCCACTTCCCATGCTTTTACCTTGTAACGTGCATAACTCAATAAATGCCATCACcattacaagaaaaatacccattcaaccacactttttttaagctacatttgaaaagcgtagcctattcatagaataggctacgcttttctccgtgttgcctttttataagagaaaaggatacacaaatgcggcatcatttaaaaagtgtagccttaggtattatagaaatcacttataaagcgtagccgtaggttgatatctatgggttcacttttcgtatcaaagaGAACGCTTTTAAAAAGTAACTTATTTATTATGTTTTGGGTGcgttttaaaagtgatgcctaatgtatgtATGGCAAATCCCTaacacttagtaaattttttGTTCCCCTTTCAATTTCCTCCAGAAGAACACACACCCACGAGACACTTTGCGCATAGCAAACCCTCTTCCCTTCAGAAGCACACCCTTTCACCATTCTCACCTTCGCACATAACCCTCACCTTCGCCAACCCTTTCGCACACAAACACACCCTCAAATAAACCCAGCAAAAATTTGCCCTCACCCAGTCACCCTCACTCACGCGACATACACCCTCATCCTCACTCTACCCACACACGAAAGAGGGAAGAAATCTGAAAGGGAGaacgggaagaagaagaaaagtgagGGAAGGAAGGAAAGGACGACGCCGGCTAAGGCTCCGCCGCCGTCGTTGTCGAGCGCCAGTGAGAGAGAGAGCTGGAGGAAAAGAGAAAACGCGATGGAGGAGAGAAGAAGGGGGTGCTCCGTCGCCACTGAAGCTCCATCGCCGTTGCCAGGGCTTGTTGTCATCGCCGTTCTGCCACCGTCGGGCTGCTGTGCTGCCGCCGAGGAGCTCGAAGGGATGTCTCGCCGCCGTCGTGCTTTGTCGCCAAGCTGTTGCGTTGCCGCTCATCTCTTCTTCACCGTCGCCGTTCATCTCTTCTTCACCGTCGCCACTCATCACCAACGTCATATCCTCTGTCACCAGGTAAAATTCTCTGTTCTGTATCCTCCATTTCTCGCTCATTCTCTAACTCGCTCTCACTTTTCAGTTCGAAAGTGGGTATGCTTTTGATAGTGATGATGAACTGCAACGGCTAATTAAGATAGAGAAGGTATGTATCAATTTTCAATTGGTTCTGTGAATTTTTGGGGGTTTTGGGTTCGAATTTTAGGTTTTCAATTAGTTTAGCATCTTAAGGAAAAATTAGTGAAAAGAACAGGTTTCACACTGAAATATTTTGATTTATGTCTTGGTTCATACGCATTCCTTGAACATAGTGGTTGCTTTCAATTTCTAGCTTCAAGTTATATTCCTCTCTGATGCTTTTCAAATgctttttttggttatttttcataGATGCTTTGAATTTTAGTGATAATAGCCAATTAAAATGTGTCAAAAAAAtaacagcaaatgggaaaaaggGAAAAACTTGGTCCTAGAATGTATAATACTGTTATTTGATGAAGCACACTGGAAATAAGAGTTTTATTAGCCGAGTTTTGAGTCAATTACATTACATATGGATAAAAACAGCTGTATAAATTCTTTGCCTACGATTACTACTACAGTACTAATTTGATTCCACCAAAGCATCCAAAAATTTGATTCCTTGCCTACGATTACTACTACAGTACTAATTGTCAagcattttttgtgtttttgttaattttttttctccaaaGCGAGCTTGATGCAGCTGCCACCAAGCTGCAGA is drawn from Arachis hypogaea cultivar Tifrunner chromosome 12, arahy.Tifrunner.gnm2.J5K5, whole genome shotgun sequence and contains these coding sequences:
- the LOC112727884 gene encoding serine carboxypeptidase-like 11, with product MKMASNSKKWCYFFQLVLLCLTLLLQIASNQIEAGGSKVEYLPGFDGPLPFQLETGYVGLGDSEDDMQVFYYFIKSENDSKNDPLLLWLSGGPGCSSFCGFIYQIGPMKLKVEEYDGSLPKLISRPQSWTKVANIIFVDLPMGTGFSYAKNVIPHRSDWKVVHQTHRFIRKWLAENPEFLSNKFYMAADSYSGIPAPPIIQEIADGNERGLKPRINLQGYILGNPVTSGLEHNDQIPYVHGMGLISDELYWSLQNTCHGNIINVDSTNKPCLNDMQYYYELLENIELLNLLEIYCVDENIKGTRQNPRRSLAQKIKAPLSSPVTLPDMRCQIYGGFLLMEWINDPAVRKALHIREGTIGKWNWCYGDDYVFEIPSSVPFHANLSAKGYPSLIYSGDHDALVPFSSTQRWIRSLNYSILDDWRPWYLNDQVAGYTRTYSNQMTFATIRGGSHTPQDTKPDESFVMFVRWISNKPL